The DNA sequence GCAGCAGCAGTTCGCGCTCGCGCGCGACATCAACGCCAAGGTGAGCGCGGCCAACGAGGCGGTGATCAAGATCCGTTCGGTCAAGGATCAGGTCGCCGATCGCGCCGGCAAGGCGAAGGACGCGAAGATCAAGGCGATGGCCGACGCGCTGACGACCAAGCTCACCGACGTGGAAGGGCAGCTGTATCAGTACCGCAACCGCAGCAGCCAGGATCCGCTCAACTTCCCGATCCGGTTGAACAACAAGCTCGCCGCGCTGCAGGGGATCGTCGAGTCCGGCGATTATCGTCCGACCGATCAGTCGTACGCCGTGTTCAAGGAGCTCACCGGGCAGCTCGAGACGCACCTGGGACGCCTCGACGCGCTGCTCGCGGCCGACGTCGGCGCGTTCAACAAGCAGATCGCGAAGAAGAAGCTGCCGCCGGTGACGCCGGCGGCCGGCAAGTAGTGGCCAAGGTCCAGTCCAGCACCTATGGCGAGTCGCGGCTGCGCATGCTGCGCGTGCTGCAGCGCGGCGACCGCCATGACCCGAAAGACCTGACGATCGGCGTCCGGTTCGAGGGGCCGATCGACGCGATGGTGCCGGGCGAAGCGGTGAAGAATCTCGTCCACCGCGTCGTCCGCGAGCAGGAGCACGCGGCGTCGTCGATCGAATCGCTGGGCCTGGAAATCTGCGGGCAGGTTCTGGCGCGGCATCCCGGCATCGGACTGGCGCGCGTGGAGATCTCCGAGCAGCCCTGGGCGCGGCTCGACGCCGGCGGCAAGGCGCAGGGGCAGGCGTTCACACCGGCGGGCGTGGAGCGGCGGACGGCGAGCGTCAGCAGCAACGGTACGCGGACGTCGGTATCGGCCGGCGTGGAGAACCTCGTCCTGCTGCGCACCGGCGGTTTCGCGCCGACGTCGCGCGGACGTCCGGCGGACGAACCGACGGCCGACGGGCTGCAGCGCGTCTTCGTCGCCAGGCTGTCGGCGCGCTGGGCGTACACGTCCGGCGACATCGCCTTCGCGCCGTATCGCGCCGGCGTGCGCCAGGCGATCGTCGACACCTTCGCGTGGCACAAGGGACCGACGAGCCGCGCCACGCTCGCCGCGATCGCGGAGGTGGTGCTCCAGAGCCATCAGGAGATCGCCCAGATCACGCTGACGCTGGAGGAGCATCCGTACCGGCCCGTCGATCTGCTCGAGCTGTCGGTCGAGGGGGACGCGCTGTTCGTCGTCCGCGACGAGCCGATCGGCGTGATCGAGATTACCGTCGACAGGGACGAGCGATCCCAATAGAATCGGCAGTTCGCATGAAGGTCGCGCGCCGCTACATCGTCGCCGGGCGCGTGCAGGGCGTCGGGTTCCGCTGGTTCACCCACGATGCCGCGGCACGCGAGGGCATTCACGGCTGGGTACGCAACCTCGCCGACGGCTGCGTGGAGGTCGTCGCCGAGGGAGACGCCGAGTCGCTGTTCCGGTTCGAGGCGGCGGTGCGGCGCGGTCCCGGCGGCGCGCGCATCGAGCGCGTCGAGGTGGAAGAACAGGCGCCCGCGGGGCGCACCACAGGATTCGAGATTAGATGAACGAGCTCAAGACCCGTATCCGCCACGTGCCGGATTTCCCCAAGGCTGGCATTCTCTTCTACGACGTCACCACCCTGTTGCGCGACCCGGAGGGGTTCAGGCTCGCGATCGACGCGAT is a window from the Vicinamibacterales bacterium genome containing:
- a CDS encoding acylphosphatase gives rise to the protein MKVARRYIVAGRVQGVGFRWFTHDAAAREGIHGWVRNLADGCVEVVAEGDAESLFRFEAAVRRGPGGARIERVEVEEQAPAGRTTGFEIR